CCTTGAACAAGGAGACGTGCAACTATGCCGCGATGACCGGTCACCGGGATTGCCTAgcttacgcacgggaaaacgggtgcccctgGAACGAGGAGACGTGCTTCAGCGCCGCGGCCGACGGTCACGTGGAGTGTCTGGCATATGCACGGGAGAACGGGTGCCCGTGGGACCGAATTACGTGCAGAGAAGCCGCGGCAGGTGGACATTTGGACTGTTTGGTTTACGCTCGGGAAAACGGCTGCCCCTGGGACAAGGAAACGTGCAGAGAAGCCGCGGCAGGTGGACATTTGGACTGCCTAGTTTACGCTTGAGAAAACGGGTGCCTCTTGTTCTAAAAACTACGACGACTATCAACTGATTTAATACTAtttgaagaaataatataataataattgtatataaaatgaatatatatttactataatgatttaaaaatgtttatttttcagtcAAATagactaatataaaaattagtcgCAACGTTTAACTTGATTTGCCATTTTACAAActatattctaatttttcacATCAATGTAAGATGGATCAATCGAGCCATATCTCCATAATTGACACTAACCTAACAtatagtatagtaggtacagtTAATACTTGTTTCATAATTGTACcgattatttttctattaaggctctttaaagtttaattacCAGTTAGGTCTATAAAAAGGAATTGAATATTGATGTAGTTTTCAGAATATTTCGTGCtatacattgttaaaataatattatattatctatcgGCGTCGTGAAAAAACCGCCAATTCGattatttctttttagtttATGTTGTTATCATATTGTGATTGTGTGTCTTCAGTCTTCCTGGTTcttgataacaatattgttgaTCAATCAATCCGCATTCAGTCGTCAGTaactacttattacttattacttattagtaactagttagttattagttattacttattacactaTTACTGTATGTCTGCATGTGTTATTTATGccgtttaggtatatattttccaACGAATTTAACGAACTCGTAATTTGTTAATACTTTTCTTACTTATACCAAGCTCGCTTAATAAGTTCATTGACAGTGTCTTTGTAGGCTGCTgaacaatattcaaataaatccaACACTAAGCTGTCACCTGTTCGAAACGTTCCATTCCAATATTCTACATGCTTATGAAATATGAAcggaatacttttattttgatgTTCGAGTCGACAATTGAGATATGAAAATTGTAGTAATTGATTTCATTGGTATGTATACatatgcttaaaaatatatctgtcatgcaattttttgttttaatagtttaatgctGTTGCATACTaattggttataaaatataaattcgagtaaataaataattggtgaGTTGTAAACAGCAAACACCGGCGAATATGTTTTAGAAACTAAAACATGTTTAAATGCGGTTAATCTATTACActgattcaattaaaaaaattcatgtatattattttatgtaggtattgggTGAAAACGATTGGTTAAAAGTAatattgaacacatttttagcgcccatttattttattgattatgaatcatattttttatttaatttaatttatgttaaaatattagttagtaactaattatattacttttatatattaaacacttttagtgataataattgtaaaattatgtctCACagatttgtattcaattttttttcagattcatGAATAGAATTTGAACTATATTTACAACAGTGGATTTGTTCTCCATGACAATGCCTCATCATTATGGTTTAGAACTTACCACGCAGATTCGGCCTGAAAAGAAGCTGACAAAAGATGCTATGGAAAGATATTTACTTGATCGCAATGACTTGGTTTTAGTCGTTCTTCATGCTAAAGTTGCCCAAAAGTCTTATGGCACTGAAAAACGTTTTTTCTGTCCACCTCCATGTGTATATCTTCATGGTGAAGGTTGGAAGTTACGTCAACAACAGCTGCTTAGGGAAGGAGTGACTGAAACTAATTCTCAAATGAGTGCGTTTATTGGCATTGGTAGTGCGGATCAAGATTTGCAACCACTTGATCTcaataacattaaaaagtaTTGTGCCgctaaaacattatttatatctgATTCTGACAAACGCAAGCACTTTATGCTTATGGTACGAATGTTTTATAACAATGGCTATGACATTGGAACTTTCCACAGCAAACGAATCAAAGTAATATCTAaaccttcaaaaaaaaaacaatccttAAAAAACGCTGATTTATGTATTGCCAGTGGCACAAAAGTAGCATTGTTCAATAGGCTTAGATCACAAACAGTGAGCACTCGATATTTACACGTTGAAGACGAAACCTTCCATGCCAGTTCAACACAGTGGGGAGCTTTTATCATTTACTTATTGGATGATGATGAAAGTGAAAGTGACATGTTCAATGTTCGAGATGGTTACATTCATTATGGTAGTACAGTGAAATTAGTGTGCAGTGTTACTGGGATGGCTTTACCTCGACTAGTCATCAGAAAAGTTGATAAACAAACAGCATTGCTAGAAGCTGATGATCCGGTGTCACAATTGCACAAATGTGCGTTTTATATGAAAGACACTAATCacatgtatttatgtttatccCAAGAacgtataacaaattttaatgcCACACCATGTCCAAAAGGGCCAAATAAGGAAATGATCAATGATGGAGCATGTTGGACCATCATCAGTACAGACAAAGCAGAATACAAATTTTATGAAGGAATGGGACCTGTAAATTCACCTATAACACCTGTACCAGTAGTGCACGGTCTTAACACTAATGGTGGGGGTGATGTGGCCATGTTAGAACTGAGTGGAGAAAATTTCACACCACATCTACAAGTATGGTTTGGAAATGTTGAGTCTGAAACTATGTTTCGTTGCCAAGAGAGTATGATTGCAGTAGTGCCAGATATATCTTCATTTAGAAGGGACTGGTCATGGGTGAAACAGCTAACGCAAGTACCAGTGTCATTAGTAAGAAATGATGGCATTATCTATGCTACAGGATTGACTTTTACGTATACTCCTGAACCAGGTCCAAGAAATCGTGTAACACCAGCCGACAAAATAATGCGAACATctacttcaaaaaataatttttcattatcacATATCATGAGTTGATTATATATagggtatttttttaatagtattatttattcaacagCCAACAGGGTATATGACTGATAATTG
This is a stretch of genomic DNA from Acyrthosiphon pisum isolate AL4f chromosome A3, pea_aphid_22Mar2018_4r6ur, whole genome shotgun sequence. It encodes these proteins:
- the LOC103310682 gene encoding uncharacterized protein LOC103310682, translating into MFSRSQFPINDQRFKNIICEKASLHGHTDCLKLAHEVGVPWESCPEWDGERTACDIAAKSGNLECLTYASENGCTWDTTTCSRAAYDGHLDCLVYARENGCPLNKETCNYAAMTGHRDCLAYARENGCPWNEETCFSAAADGHVECLAYARENGCPWDRITCREAAAGGHLDCLVYARENGCPWDKETCREAAAGGHLDCLVYA
- the LOC100168944 gene encoding suppressor of hairless protein, which encodes MTMPHHYGLELTTQIRPEKKLTKDAMERYLLDRNDLVLVVLHAKVAQKSYGTEKRFFCPPPCVYLHGEGWKLRQQQLLREGVTETNSQMSAFIGIGSADQDLQPLDLNNIKKYCAAKTLFISDSDKRKHFMLMVRMFYNNGYDIGTFHSKRIKVISKPSKKKQSLKNADLCIASGTKVALFNRLRSQTVSTRYLHVEDETFHASSTQWGAFIIYLLDDDESESDMFNVRDGYIHYGSTVKLVCSVTGMALPRLVIRKVDKQTALLEADDPVSQLHKCAFYMKDTNHMYLCLSQERITNFNATPCPKGPNKEMINDGACWTIISTDKAEYKFYEGMGPVNSPITPVPVVHGLNTNGGGDVAMLELSGENFTPHLQVWFGNVESETMFRCQESMIAVVPDISSFRRDWSWVKQLTQVPVSLVRNDGIIYATGLTFTYTPEPGPRNRVTPADKIMRTSTSKNNFSLSHIMS